Part of the Acropora palmata chromosome 10, jaAcrPala1.3, whole genome shotgun sequence genome, AAGGAAATATAGAAAACACAAGCCACAGGcaagtgttttctacatttctcgagtgttctcaaatgtcctgAATGTTTTATCCCAGTGAAATACACGccttaggcttcttcatttgctttaagtTATGGAGGTAATgtggcaaaaaacaataaaacatgcTTTTTCTATGTCTTATACTCTTATAAAACATgcgtttttgaccaatcagagggCACACAGGGTCTTATCTATGTTATAAAGAGTTTTGAAGATGTGTATCCCACGTGGGGCACAGTGTCTCGTTTTAATAGAAATCATTGTGTATGCAACTTACAGTCTTTGTAGTGAAATACAACCAGGGTGTAATATTCAGTTTTACAAACCTAATTCACTTGCTTTAGCAGTATTGGGTCTGTATTCCTCAGCTAAAGATCTACCTCGAATTAATCTTAAAAATGCTGCATTCTTGcctgatgaagaaaaaaaaaagtgaaaaaaaaaatggattgtGACAGCATTACTCTCTTCTTGGCAAAAAAGTGCATTTGGTGCAGAAAATGAGTAAAAATACAACaagtaataattaaaatatttaataataataataataccaaaAATGCTTATGATAATGTTGATACgatgataattataataatgacaaataacaattattattactacttattattacttattaaAAACTGTACCTCAATACTTACAGAAAAGCCTAATTTCAGAGTCTTGAATTGTATCTGCAGACtacaaaacacaaacaaaataaagtcacAGATAAAAATAAGAGAACATATGCTTTAACTACTAAGTGTGCTGACAGGGGCTTACATCTTAAGACAGATTgcgagaaaaacaaaattcccTACTTTTCCTAAATCCAGCAGTATTTTCTGGACTCTCTGAGTGATAACAGCCACATCTTTCCTAGCTTGTTCTTGGTAtctaaaaaacagaaaaaacaaaccaaaaaaaaaacaagaacctcaaacaaaaatcaatAGTTAACATAAATGGAAAGAATAACTCACAAAAAGTTACATGAATGTCCTTTGAAGAAGTTCCAGTTTGAGGGAGCAAGCCAATCTACAGTTGTTGTGATCTCTGTGAGTTGAACGGAAGGGGCAAGTTTTTCCCTTTGTGCTTGTTGTTATAATATATGTAGGAATGCTGCATGGACTTTTTATGTTGACATTTTATGCATTCattttgcaaattaaaagcaacTTACACATTCTGCAGCTCAATGTATCTCTTGGAATCAGCTGTCATGTCTGGAATGGACCCTCTTAATGGAAGAGCACCTGAGCAAAagatatttccttttttttttaaatgtgcaTGTAtgtacaaaaattaaatttggaaTCAAACAAGCTGATGACGGACAACTTTTCACCATGAAAGCATTGTAATGAAAGTGGTGTTTTGAGCTGCAGTCCTTTGTCAaagcaaaaaatgtaaaatgacaGCCTAAGTATCTCTTCTTGgtgaaatttgacccttattaatttgtttaataccaaatttcagtgtttcatttccccacagcaccatagtttctttggaaaccaaccattcatttgctttatgtgcgcacacacacacacacatgaTAATTACCaatttccatggaaattttcATAAAGATTTGCAAAAAAGAACCTTGTCTTTAAATAACAAATCTCTAATCTTAGTTTTAGTGATGACAACTGCCCAAGAAAAATAGTATCAAAACTATTTTAATGATTAAGAAAGCTGCCAACCATTCCTTACTGTCAAATCAAAACCAGTATTGATAATTAACACTGGATGGTACCACACTAAAGCAACTCAAACGTCAAATCtgtattaacaataaaataaaaacaccaACCTTGCCCTTCATTTTCAATGAattcttttgttgcttttgcTAAAATCCAAAAGGAACTACTctaatgaaaaagaaacaaagacaCTTGTCATTATGTATAAATACTGTGTAattgtattttgtttccatCATTACCCCTTCCtataattaaatatttcctAGGTAgcaaatattaattaaaattagcCACAATTTTTGGGCTGTTATTCTGCACTTATCAGTAGGTATTACTTTTAGTTCATGAGACAATATAATTAGTTTTAGCAAaacccaactagtggtctatcatcaatgctgtgttctgattggttgagctactattaggctatatgttatagccttCTAGTAGTGTAAAATGTCTGCCAtatttgtactttttttttttggcaaaaaaggattaaagtttagcattaattttaacaagCACAAGAAGTtttgtcttgatatttttttgaccaactagttggattttattaaaacaattccTCATCaagatctctctctctctcatgggTTTCGAGTCAATAGCtagcctcatgggctattgactcagagcccatatctgcttgaggaataattgctaAATAATTTTCAAGTTGGGAAACTTCCATAGAAACTAATAAATAGAACATGGAGGGTCAACAATATGGGAACAATGATGGGGCTTAACATTAActttgtgaaaatttcaataacCAGAAGAGTGGTGAAAAAATATAAGCGTTAAAAAGAAGAATTACTCACAGATTCATTAAAATTGCTAAAAGAATTGTCAGAAAAGATTTTTGAAACTTCACTTggtatctaaaaataaaacaaaaagtgtcATGGAAAGCCtcatgtttcattttaaagctgaaaaaagaaaaggactCATTGATCTATTTcccagcaaaaaaaaacaattctcagtaaaaaaaagatttggaaCATCAACAATgctgctatttttttttttttttttgatacaTCAAAGATTTTTTGATACATCAAAGGTGCTGCAGTAATGACATAAGAATGCCTTCTATTTAtttgaacataattattttaacaaaGCAGATGGGTTACCCTGGTAGGAACAAGAGCTGTGTTTACTGCTTTAATAGCCTCatcaaaattttcttcttcttctggtACACCATGTTCATTAACTAAAATACCTGCAcataagaaggaaaaaaaacaaaaacaggaaaaaaaaatcaacataaTGTTTTCCATAGGCAAAAAAGAATGCACCCTATCCATGCTACTTCTACGGTAATAACAACCACCTAACCTTTAGCAAGGACATGACAAAAGGGGGAGTTGGTTCTTGTCTGCGTAATAATAACCATGAGACAGTTAACTGAATTACCGACCCTTGCACTTAAAAGCTGTCTTTGGATTAAACCTCCGTTTTTATGAAGCACATTTTGAGAGTAGAGTGCATAAAACATCCAAATATTTCCATAATTCATACCATTACCAAAAAGAAGAGGGAGCTAACtcaaagaaaagcagaaacTAAGGAAATAAACTAACCTTCTCTGAGCATTTTTTTGAAtgcatctttttctttatagTTTAGAGGAGGTTTACCATCATGCTGAgtgcaagaaaaaatatattttctgtcagatattaaattttttgctgaaaatgGGCTGTGATTTTTCTTATcttacattattttatcatcatcatcactatgATCACAGCATTAATAATTGCTGCAGTCATGAGTGAATGTTACAATAAAGAATTATAATCATCACATTTTGGATCATCATTGTGGTTACGTAtttaaaatggtttgaacccaggggAGATAGATCTTGAAGAAAGCTGATGGTCTGGGTGCGTGGAGTCTTGAGAAAGACTGGTGTGGTTTGATGTTCCATCATCAAAACATGAGTCATTTACATGATCAGCTTTCATCAAGGCAGACAAGAATGATTGTTATATTAATCGTTCTGCGGTTCAAAGAACAACAAAAGGATTAATGTTGCTTACTAACTTCAAATTGATTGACCAACCTCAGCTTTCCATCTGTTTAAGTACTTCAACAATAATACAACATAAGGTGTGTGACCATGCTCCTGCAATCAAAGAAACACAGCACTAGGACAGGTCATCTTCTAATTTTACAGGGATTAAGAATAGCAAATCTGAATCACCAAGTCAGTAGTCTAAAGGCCAAGTAAATAAAGCACCTGTTTAGACATTGTGTTTAGATCTAACATCTCCACGTATTGCGAAAGACCAGGGAATGGTCGGTCAAGTCTTAAATCTGGATGTGCGTTATCAGGATGAGATTCAATCactaaaacaacaagaaagaagaaaaaacccAATGTTGAATGAAGACTACCTCAATGTCAcatattttaatttctaaCTATGGGATATTGTCATTGCAAATAGCAAGATACTGCACTTCAAGAGAAAGAGCAGGTGTCAACTGTGTATGCAAGGTTGAATGGTATAACATTACTGACCGCAATGTTCTTGTAACACAATTCTCATGTAGCCAATGAATCCATAAGTGCGACAAACTAACAAAGGAATGTTGTGTGACCACAACAATGACCCAAGATTAAGGAGAGTtctgaaaatacaaaataagaaattataaataaaatcaaagtttTACGGTACTTTGAAGACTTTTCAAAGGTAAGCAATGAAATTGCTATTAATATTCATTGACATTAAATGCATTTTTGGCCAATGAAGTTTTTatgtgtaataataattattttatgtacAATGAAATGGTCCCTTACTCTTCAGGAAGTTGTGTTGCTATAACCACTGAAAATGACTTGAAGAAGTCACTGTTCTCTTGTAACAAGCAGTTAGTTGTCTGACAAAATAAGCAAACAGAGAACATAATCATACTTGGAGAAGAAAATATCACTTTAAAAGAACttccaaaataaattttaaagtgTTTCTTTCCGCCAAATGTACCTCTTCAATGAAATCTCCAGAAACATCCGAGTTAAGTTCAAGTAGAAACTCTGTGGTACATTCTGCTCGTGACTGTATGATGGAGAAAAAAACTCATCAATAATGCTACAATACTTTACTACGTATCACTTGAAacgtggctaaatgtaattgaGGCTAAGTTAAAATCGAGCCAATGCTGGTCAGCGGCGTTCGCAGATAATGCGGCCCTATCCAACATACGGGTCTTCGCTTAGTGTTAGATGACGCGTACTCGCTCTGGAAGTTGTGCAATTTCGAGCTCGTATTTGTGCATTTGTGCGGCAGTTTGCCCCTCTCCTTCCCTCCCTCTTGGCTGGCCATGGTAAGTATACAGGTTGGTAAGTATCTCCACTGAGTTTATTAGTGTTACGGTGCCTGGTGGTGGTTGCTCTCTGGGTTGCCGTGGATACCTGCGTGCCCTGCTCGATGCTCGCATTTTGCTTGGCACCACCACACGCCTTCATAGGCAGCttccccaagctcatctattggcgatgagtttaatAGTCAAATAGTTTGATTCAATCAGTCAAATGTAGTCTTGATGACCATCAACCAGTCAGTTAGTATATGTAAAATACTGTATCAGTGAACCTGAATCAACTAGAAAGTCTGGCAAGATAGTCACAATGATCAGTCAGTTTAGGGTCCAATCATTTAATCTGTAAATACAGAAACGTCCATGCTATTCATGGCTAGAAAACGACAGGTGAACCATTAATGAAGACACACACCTTTCCAATTGCTTCTTTAGTCAAAAAGAAGCtagaatgaaaaaagacaagaacaaaagaaaggatgATCAGA contains:
- the LOC141895500 gene encoding NEDD8-activating enzyme E1 regulatory subunit-like, coding for MKRKAAGSPGTARNSKMSKIPLDKNKKYDRQLRLWGDHGQEALEGARVCLINASATGTEILKNLILPGIGSFTILDGQKVTGEDVGNNFFLTKEAIGKSRAECTTEFLLELNSDVSGDFIEETTNCLLQENSDFFKSFSVVIATQLPEETLLNLGSLLWSHNIPLLVCRTYGFIGYMRIVLQEHCVIESHPDNAHPDLRLDRPFPGLSQYVEMLDLNTMSKQEHGHTPYVVLLLKYLNRWKAEHDGKPPLNYKEKDAFKKMLREGILVNEHGVPEEEENFDEAIKAVNTALVPTRIPSEVSKIFSDNSFSNFNESSSSFWILAKATKEFIENEGQGALPLRGSIPDMTADSKRYIELQNVYQEQARKDVAVITQRVQKILLDLGKSADTIQDSEIRLFCKNAAFLRLIRGRSLAEEYRPNTAKASELGSYLDDADSDVVFYFLLKAVDRFYTQYHRYPGNFDDQVEVDVVKLKTCLSSFLQEWSINANVKEEYVHEMCRYGASELHPVASFIGGSAAQEVIKLITHQFVPFNNTYIYNGSTGCSITLQV